DNA from Polycladomyces zharkentensis:
AGTTGGGATGGCGCGGCAACATCACATGAGTGCCGTTGCCCCAATGGGTACTCAAAGTCGCTCCCGCCGACACCGCCTCCCTGATCTGTTCGGGAGTCGCTGCCGTATGACCGATCGCCACTTTGACGCCGCTCGCCACGCACCGTTCGATGAAGCGCACACTGTCCGGCCATTCGGGAGAAAGCGTGATCAGGCGGATTCGCCCTTCCGCTGCTTCCTGCCACCGACAAAATGCCTCCCAATCCGGGGGACGCACCCACTTGCGGTCGTGGGCTCCCCTCGGACCGTCTTCCGGCGAGACAAACGGCCCTTCCAAATGAATCCCGCCGACGGAGGCATCCACCATCGCCTCTTCCCGACAGGCACGCGCCAAGGAGCGGACGGAGCGTGCAATCGCTTCTTCGCTGTTGGTAATCACCGTCGGAAAAAAGGTGGTGACGCCCGTCTCCCACAACGATGCGGTTAATCGCCGGATGTCATCCGTATCGAACAGAGGGGCGTTTACATCCATCCCTTTGTAACCGTTCACCTGCAAATCGATCAACCCGGGAGCCACCAGAGGTGCGTCATCCGACACCTTCT
Protein-coding regions in this window:
- a CDS encoding N-acetylglucosamine-6-phosphate deacetylase, whose protein sequence is MICHVIEGKDWHTGKPLRLTIREGRISEVTEPEKVSDDAPLVAPGLIDLQVNGYKGMDVNAPLFDTDDIRRLTASLWETGVTTFFPTVITNSEEAIARSVRSLARACREEAMVDASVGGIHLEGPFVSPEDGPRGAHDRKWVRPPDWEAFCRWQEAAEGRIRLITLSPEWPDSVRFIERCVASGVKVAIGHTAATPEQIREAVSAGATLSTHWGNGTHVMLPRHPNYLWEQLAADELWTSFIADGHHLPDAVIRVILRVKGEKAVLVSDVVALGGLPTGQYRTPVGGEVVLTPDNRLHLAHDERLLAGSACPLIEAVSRLVVRGLAPLETAWSMASVFPARYMGWAVDGKWRVGDSPDIVLVTRTDEGKRLTVDSTYKGGQLVYRCVP